The following proteins are co-located in the Apium graveolens cultivar Ventura chromosome 5, ASM990537v1, whole genome shotgun sequence genome:
- the LOC141724049 gene encoding uncharacterized protein LOC141724049: protein MDSKILEISLISAQNLKTPSASIRRMQTYAVAWIDPATKLRTRIDRVGSENPTWNEKFIFRVSPDFISGDTSGVSVAIYAVGCIKNILVGTVRLLLSSCLHKKTGIRTPAFTAVHIRRPSGRCHGVLNVAATVYDGTEFEMLSGLNAVAFHDLIGEGEKSSNHRRSRERRLSRVGSKDSEFSPANSFDFDSVDFSDGTESTTSSSSNASTVLKDCNNADVAGTKAFKPEGFGMLCGLMLQRRFSFCPSDLNFAAMSKKMQENKD, encoded by the coding sequence ATGGACTCCAAGATTCTTGAAATCAGTTTAATCTCTGCACAGAACTTGAAGACACCGTCCGCAAGTATTCGCCGGATGCAAACCTACGCCGTCGCCTGGATCGACCCGGCCACCAAGCTCCGAACCCGAATTGACCGGGTCGGATCCGAAAACCCTACCTGGAACGAAAAGTTCATCTTCCGTGTCTCTCCTGATTTCATCTCCGGCGACACTTCCGGCGTCTCCGTCGCCATCTACGCCGTCGGTTGCATCAAAAACATTCTCGTCGGCACAGTCCGGTTACTCCTCAGTAGCTGCTTGCACAAGAAGACCGGAATTCGAACTCCGGCGTTCACTGCCGTTCACATTCGCCGTCCTTCCGGCAGGTGCCACGGCGTTCTCAACGTCGCCGCCACGGTCTACGACGGAACCGAGTTCGAGATGCTGAGTGGACTCAACGCCGTTGCTTTTCATGATCTGATTGGAGAGGGAGAAAAGAGTAGTAATCATCGTCGTAGCCGTGAGCGGCGTCTCAGCCGTGTTGGTTCGAAAGATAGCGAGTTCAGTCCCGCTAACTCGTTTGATTTTGACTCGGTGGATTTCTCGGACGGGACTGAGTCGACGACGTCGTCTTCGTCGAATGCTTCTACTGTTTTGAAGGATTGTAACAATGCTGATGTGGCGGGAACCAAGGCTTTTAAACCCGAAGGGTTCGGGATGCTGTGTGGGTTGATGCTTCAAAGGAGGTTCTCGTTTTGTCCGTCTGATCTCAATTTCGCTGCCATGTCCAAGAAGATGCAAGAAAACAAGGACTGA
- the LOC141723305 gene encoding uncharacterized protein LOC141723305, translating into MEPGKVFKNLEIREDVIDKLRKKESDTLEKIQNLYVSLNMLDRKFSRGYIKLQNLNYDIDWRLKELESLKLSLYDVYEKPIKQIVELQKGIRHGSTKDLVKERQLFKRIKQAREEAIRLETNPTKISIRWGETLDTKEAVKELIEVRSNELEEMRIRRVKFWEHGRLDIKKAAIEKDIAILKTKLEDIRRMKVEASKSTT; encoded by the exons atggAGCCTGGTAAGGTATTCAAAAATCTGGAAATTCGAGAAGATGTTATTGACAAACTTCGGAAAAAGGAATCCGATACCTTGGAGAAGATTCAGAATCTATATGTAAGCCTGAACATGCTAGATCGGAAATTCAGTCGTGGATATATTAAGTTGCAGAACTTAAATTATGACATTGACTGGAGATTGAAGGAACTAGAGAGTTTAAAACTATCTCTTTACGACGTATATGAAAAACCCATCAAACAA ATTGTGGAGTTACAAAAGGGCATACGTCATGGAAGTACTAAGGATTTAGTGAAGGAGAGACAACTATTTAAGAGAATTAAACAAGCCAGAGAAGAAGCCATTCGATTGGAGACGAATCCCACTAAAATCAGTATACGTTGGGGTGAAACTCTGGACACGAAAGAAGCTGTAAAAGAACTTATAGAG GTTAGATCGAATGAATTAGAAGAAATGAGGATCAGGCGGGTGAAATTCTGGGAGCATGGACGTTTGGACATTAAGAAAGCTGCTATAGAAAAGGATATTGCAATCTTAAAGACTAAACTGGAAGATATCAGGCGAATGAAGGTTGAAGCTTCAAAATCCAcaacttag
- the LOC141724052 gene encoding large ribosomal subunit protein eL30: MVAGKKTKKTHESINNRLALVMKSGKYTLGYKTVLESLRSSKGKLIIISNNCPPLRKSEIEYYAMLAKVGVHHYNGNNVDLGTACGKYFRVSCLSIVDPGDSDIIKTLPGDH; the protein is encoded by the exons ATGGTAGCCGGAAAGAAGACG AAGAAGACTCATGAGAGCATTAACAACAGGCTAGCTCTTGTAATGAAGAGTGGTAAATACACTCTTGGTTACAAAACTGTGCTTGAGTCTCTCAGAAGCTCTAAAG GTAAATTGATTATAATATCGAACAATTGCCCACCATTGAGGAAATCTGAGATCGAATACTATGCCATGCTTGCAAAGGTTGGAGTGCACCACTACAATGGAA ACAATGTGGACTTGGGGACAGCATGTGGAAAGTACTTCCGTGTGTCATGCCTTAGCATTGTGGATCCAG GTGATTCTGATATCATTAAGACCTTGCCTGGGGATCACTAA